From Phragmites australis chromosome 5, lpPhrAust1.1, whole genome shotgun sequence, a single genomic window includes:
- the LOC133918946 gene encoding uncharacterized protein LOC133918946 — MNRAEVDMEGAENGGAGGRDGEEAAAAVSLEALRKRMADFARERDWEQFHSPRNLLLALVGEVGELSEIFQWKGEVPKGLPGWDEAGKEHLGEELADVLLYLVRLSDMCGIDLGKAALHKMEINAHKYPVGQCKGSSKKHTCYSYSSNNNVSANNNATNLTSNKEQNNSLKRLGAP; from the exons ATGAACCGTGCGGAGGTGGACATGGAGGGGGCGGAGAATGGCGGCGCCGGTGGTCGTGATGGtgaggaggcggcagcggcggttAGCCTGGAGGCGCTGCGGAAGCGGATGGCTGACTTCGCCAGGGAGAGGGACTGGGAGCAGTTCCATTCCCCCCGGAACCTCCTCCTCGCCCTG GTAGGGGAGGTGGGGGAGCTATCTGAGATATTCCAATGGAAAGGGGAGGTGCCCAAGGGGTTGCCAGGCTGGGACGAGGCTGGGAAGGAGCACTTGGGCGAGGAGCTCGCCGACGTGCTCCTCTACCTGGTCCGGCTGTCAGACATGTGTGGCATCGATCTTGGCAAGGCTGCCCTGCACAAGATGGAGATCAATGCGCACAAGTACCCAGTCGGCCAGTGCAAGGGCTCATCCAAAAAGCACACCTGCTACAGCTACAGCTCCAATAACAACGTTAGCGCCAACAACAACGCCACCAACCTCACTTCAAACAAGGAGCAGAACAACAGTCTGAAAAGACTTGGAGCTCCATGA